A portion of the Phaeodactylum tricornutum CCAP 1055/1 chromosome 7, whole genome shotgun sequence genome contains these proteins:
- a CDS encoding predicted protein, whose translation MPSTNKTETIQWCSDALHDLLGFADTALASYLVSVAKKATQSSEIVQILVDGDVRDVTPERMERFAEQLLSHARPTPKQSHGGPASRQAKAIHSQTKTNADWVKAASSYQLIDVEISEEPSNLNKPSDRRKGKKDRQDKRDSSLSEPLTPAERVELEREKDLKERDELVQRMMERDQTKTKQKAKSEEKSDSLTLERLREESRRAYLKKREERELALLKQSLQDEEDLFRGAKLTEAEKKRIQMGKQILSMVEERDGEEDKDDEFYRLPGDFHEKHSRAKQQEALLTSRYNEPKLEKSEQDLWEESQTQKAGAIGGRQKKAIESDGYELLFDDQIDFVMQETREGYDKHESLSEMRPATEHEKILEGRTKLPVYAYREEFLAAVKEHQILILVGETGSGKTTQIPQFLNEVGYGELGKIGCTQPRRVAAMSVAARVAQEMNVRLGHEVGYSIRFENCTSPKTILQYMTDGMLLREILTQPDLASYSCMVIDEAHERTLHTDILFGLVKDIVRFRSDLKLIVSSATLDAEKFSKYFDDASIFMIPGRMFPVDTYYTKAPEADYVDAAVVTVLQIHVSQPLNGDVLVFLTGQEEIETAAETLSERSKNLGSRIPELIICPIYANLPSEQQAKIFEKTPSGARKVVLATNIAETSLTIDGICYVIDTGFNKQKTYNARSGMESLVVTPISQAAANQRAGRAGRTQPGKCFRLFTAWSFQHELEPNTVPEILRTNMGNVVLMLKSLGINDLLNFDFMDRPPADALIRALEQLYALGALNDRGELTKLGRRMAEFPLDPMLSKSVIVSEKYECTSEVLSTVAMLSLGASVFYRPKEKAVHADTARLNFARGGGGDHIALLRCYSEWAASDFSPSWCFENFVQVKNIKKARDIREQLAGLCDRVEIDHTVSNSDDFDATLKTITAGFFYNIAKLGRTGEYQTAKQHKTVYIHPSSVMAKEEEPPPWLVFFELTFTTKEFMRQVAPIKPSWLVEIAPHYYQETDIEDSKTKKMPRTRRN comes from the exons ATGCCGTCAACCAACAAAACCGAAACTATTCAGTGGTGCTCGGATGCCTTGCACGATTTGTTGGGCTTTGCCGACACGGCGTTGGCTTCGTACCTGGTCAGCGTTGCGAAGAAGGCAACACAATCGTCGGAAATCGTCCAGATCCTCGTGGATGGAGATGTACGAGACGTGACACCGGAACGCATGGAAAGATTTGCTGAGCAATTGCTCTCGCACGCTCGACCGACACCGAAGCAAAGCCACGGCGGACCTGCTTCTCGACAAGCAAAGgccattcacagtcaaacaaaaaCGAACGCGGACTGGGTCAAGGCGGCTTCCAGCTATCAACTGATTGATGTAGAGATCAGCGAAGAACCGTCTAATCTGAATAAACCAAGCGACAGACGGAAGGGAAAGAAAGACAGACAGGATAAAAGGGATTCTTCCCTTTCCGAAC CTCTTACTCCTGCAGAGCGCGTGGAACTAGAAAGGGAAAAGGATCTGAAGGAACGAGACGAGCTTGTACAGCGCATGATGGAACGCGATCagacaaaaacaaaacaaaaggCAAAGTCAGAAGAAAAATCTGATTCT TTAACGTTGGAGCGACTCCGCGAGGAGAGCCGTCGTGCGTATCTGAAGAAGCGAGAAGAGCGTGAGCTAGCCCTATTGAAACAGTCGCTTCAggatgaagaggatcttTTTAGAGGCGCAAAATTAACGGAAGCAGAAAAAAAGCGAATTCAGATGGGGAAGCAGATCCTTAGCATGGTTGAGGAGAGAGACGGTGAGGAAGACAAGGATGATGAATTTTATCGGTTACCTGGGGACTTTCATGAGAAACACTCAAGGGCTAAACAGCAAGAAGCATTGCTGACGTCCCGCTATAACGAGCCTAAACTCGAAAAATCGGAACAGGATCTGTGGGAAGAGTCGCAAACGCAAAAGGCTGGTGCTATTGGCGGGCGCCAGAAGAAGGCGATTGAATCAGACGGTTACGAGTTGTTGTTCGACGATCAGATCGATTTTGTTATGCAGGAAACTAGAGAAGGCTATGACAAAC ACGAGAGTCTGTCAGAGATGCGTCCAGCAACTGAGCATGAAAAGATTCTGGAAGGGCGTACCAAACTTCCTGTTTACGCTTATCGCGAAGAATTCCTAGCTGCAGTCAAAGAGCATCAGATTCTCATCTTAGTGGGAGAAACGGGCTCGG GCAAAACGACACAAATTCCTCAATTTCTCAACGAAGTTGGATATGGTGAGCTGGGGAAAATTGGTTGCACGCAGCCTCGGCGCGTCGCTGCAATGAGTGTGGCAGCTCGTGTCGCGCAAGAAATGAACGTCAGGCTCGGGCACGAAGTTGGCTACTCCATTCGATTCGAGAATTGCACAAGCCCCAAGACGATTCTCCAGTACATGACGGACGGTATGCTTCTGAGGGAAATTTTGACCCAACCAGATTTGGCGAGCTACTCATGCATGGTAATCGACGAAGCACATGAGCGCACGCTACATACGGATATACTTTTTGGTCTCGTCAAGGACATTGTGCGTTTCAGAAGTGATCTTAAACTCATCGTCAGTAGTGCAACGCTTGATGCCGAAAAATTCTCGAAGTATTTTGACGATGCCAGCATTTTCATGATTCCCGGTCGTATGTTTCCAGTCGATACATATTACACAAAAGCCCCGGAAGCTGACTATGTTGACGCGGCGGTTGTCACCGTGCTACAGATACATGTATCCCAGCCGCTCAACGGAGATGTGCTAGTATTTTTGACCGGTCAAGAGGAAATCGAGACTGCGGCCGAAACCTTGTCCGAGCGTTCGAAAAACCTTGGCTCTCGCATACCTGAGCTAATCATTTGTCCGATTTACGCCAACCTTCCCTCAGAGCAGCAAGCGAAAATCTTTGAAAAGACTCCAAGCGGTGCTCGCAAAGTAGTTCTTGCTACAAATATCGCAGAGACAAGCCTTACAATTGACGGGATCTGTTACGTGATAGATACTGGGTTCAATAAACAAAAAACATATAATGCCAGATCTGGCATGGAATCTCTGGTCGTAACTCCCATTTCACAAGCAGCCGCTAACCAACGAGCTGGTCGAGCAGGGCGGACGCAACCAGGCAAGTGTTTTCGGCTCTTTACAGCATGGTCTTTCCAACATGAACTTGAACCAAACACCGTGCCGGAGATATTACGGACGAACATGGGAAACGTTGTTTTAATGTTGAAGAGTCTCGGAATCAACGATCTTTTGAATTTTGACTTCATGGACCGGCCTCCTGCCGATGCTTTGATAAGAGCTCTTGAACAGCTGTACGCCCTCGGTGCGCTCAATGATCGGGGAGAATTGACAAAACTCGGTCGTCGAATGGCAGAATTTCCTTTGGATCCTATGCTAAGTAAATCTGTAATTGTGTCCGAAAAGTATGAATGCACATCCGAGGTGCTGTCGACCGTCGCGATGCTTTCTCTAGGTGCATCGGTTTTCTATCGGCCAAAAGAAAAGGCAGTACATGCCGACACGGCGCGACTTAATTTTGCCCGCGGTGGTGGAGGTGACCATATCGCTCTGCTTCGATGTTACTCTGAATGGGCAGCATCTGACTTCAGTCCTTCTTGGTGCTTCGAAAATTTTGTTCAAGTCAAGAACATTAAAAAAGCCCGTGACATTCGGGAGCAGCTAGCAGGACTTTGTGATCGTGTAGAGATTGATCATACAGTTTCGAATTCTGACGATTTCGACGCTACTCTGAAAACAATTACTGCTGGTTTCTTTTACAACATTGCGAAACTTGGTCGTACTGGAGAGTATCAGACAGCGAAGCAGCACAAGACTGTGTATATTCATCCTAGCAGCGTAATGGCAAAAGAGGAAGAGCCGCCACCGTGGCTAGTATTTTTTGAGCTTACCTTTACAACAAAGGAATTCATGAGACAGGTAGCCCCTATCAAGCCATCGTGGTTGGTTGAAATTGCACCGCACTATTATCAAGAAACTGATATCGAAGATTCGAAGACCAAAAAAATGCCGAGAACGAGACGCAATTGA
- a CDS encoding predicted protein: MKTRSMVLWKAASALLLLASVLTSSGSSAPWQDTTRTPGTGWQASSLYADLPPTVFAPGGRLLVVERVADTVSRLEPYDPSSNLVIALRCRDGVVVVTSLPQSPYLPTGSTRGVSQNSNSTTNTDAHEPPDQETFFEALLMDHSRQFIARTNLFCRLGPAITSPSRSSVWGITAGNAVDSQILRRQLQNHAENLRTSLDDARPSILARKLADSRQRITQESGTGRILAAVAIVVSDDECWRVDVTGQFWKCRVAIAGRGAELAEQNLLDRIRSESGSTEKELSATTVQHVVSQWSSEKAQTIVEWGRKYR, from the exons ATGAAGACACGGTCAATGGTGTTGTGGAAAGCAGCCAGCGCTTTGTTACTTCTCGCGAGCGTGCTAACGTCTTCAGGATCTTCGGCACCGTGGCAAGATACGACCCGCACTCCAGGGACTGGCTGGCAGGCATCGTCCTTGTACGCGGATCTACCGCCAACAGTGTTCGCACCAGGCGGACGGCTGCTTGTCGTCGAAAGGGTGGCAGACACCGTTTCACGACTAGAGCCTTACGATCCGTCGAGTAATCTAGTGATCGCATTACGCTGCCGAGAcggtgtcgttgtcgtcacgTCTTTGCCTCAATCCCCATACCTCCCGACCGGCAGCACCCGTGGCGTGTCCcagaacagcaacagcaccaCCAACACGGATGCACATGAACCGCCAGATCAAGAAACGTTTTTTGAAGCGTTGCTTATGGATCATTCGCGCCAATTTATCGCGAGGACCAACCTCTTTTGTCGTTTGGGTCCGGCCATCACTTCGCCAAGCCGGAGCAGTGTTTGGGGCATTACCGCCGGCAACGCGGTTGATTCCCAGATTCTCCGTCGCCAACTGCAAAATCACGCCGAAAATCTACGGACTTCACTCGATGATGCGAGGCCTTCGATTCTGGCTCGAAAATTAGCGGATTCGAGACAGCGAATCACACAAGAATCGGGTACGGGGCGAATACTGgccgccgtcgccattgTGGTATCGGACGACGAATGCTGGCGTGTTGATGTCACAGGACAATTTTGGAAGTGCCGTGTGGCTATCGCAGGTCGGGGTGCCGAGTTGGCAGAGCAAAATCTGTTGGATAGGATACGGTCCGAATCCGGCAGCACAGAAAAGGAGTTGTCGGCAACCACTGTCCAACACGTTGTAAGCCAATGGTCTAGTGAGAAGGCGCAAACGATCG TGGAATGGGGACGAAAATATCGATGA
- a CDS encoding predicted protein produces the protein MNILAPRGNIIALLGLPRGSVISLDGQTVALKRDDFVGFSNVPASDSCHFVTIRATSKTSTTSDFPAQLAAAVTVAYMTWDNDLIRKFDPQTEEMSSVPADTCTTDNLLHRIETRHIDGQSLISYPQLLNDEKEKDWVLLTNHVSKRLLQKRHIGTNDKIVPGLWDEQENEAIDGTPIHYPIIPILAPHASRHAATKRYLANLSPSARTKLYTHESPSDSIFERVLLEKYDNDSGLLLGDIQLAYVVFLHLHCFVSFEHWRDMIVMLSLLSEKVFANDRMKRFPNKLIQVLKSQLMVIGEDLIENSDLFDDNDLSPAMQRLIAILMKVVKDGEGQALLSRLWAMLRTRFPMFTDNEFHLSSNYSSGTNNEETEESDEDRPVLVASEEVQASLARSQGARLSTGIAFEPVFMKTELQEAYPLLLAAVMPHEDILMTCARALDEATDVSLVREAAAYLEQVELQRHTTRIEFIVHWYRNWTLFYLVFLQAAMAQVDFVKDAKEIRSYLKTEEDAFVTDGIHGLIRGSSSIARLIRNALHTDGYFVLHSILTTRECQQAVDRMWDFVHDTSAGSVQREQDETWASWPCDEPIDRCNSVETFNVNGAGWLLGDLREQLAERVFEDLFGTSELHSSKEGFVFGRPNHVAADGNSDMSFTRNSDVTIRSVVALEDAGAAKGGFSFFPASFRASLEECLDKKPEIVNLKKGDVLLWRSDLLHALIPPSQPTLQFQTLALVSMQPASRTPVYLRSLKMEAYKQRRSGSHCVHEENWSRNSGIGRPYFRCSPPLLTRRQAELYGLISYTSCDEAWKEEKKRAMVCGVRFQDEFEAHTFPTARPCSAVLDYLTTNNPGDMMGKDKYLGGVASPCGKYVYGVPGSARRVLRIHVEDGNMDCIGPSFEGKFKWLRGVDVPAESMMDKRYPQGCCLALPCNHSSILKINPSTDEVYSFGQDTIKGCGSDDWLYHGGNLASNGWIYAIPANAKQVLKFHPVTDKVYLIGPNFPGRCKWFGGILGSDGCVYGIPHNQTGVLKIDPSTDQVAILYHDSGKPLPDGRWKWHGGIRAGDKIYGFPNNSDNILVINCRLKQVYTIGDSSILRSGRHRVNNDNRYKYLGGALTSDGGFAYLFPCDAERVLRINCDTDDLALVGPFLLEGENKFQNGFAARDGCLYGIPQRSSGVLKITPSSNPSEEDHVDIVYCGDDMIGCKDKFEGGVLGLDGRLYCIPLRQTHV, from the exons ATGAACATCCTGGCACCGAGAGGTAACATTATTGCACTATTGGGTCTCCCACGCGGCAGCGTTATTAGTTTGGATGGGCAAACGGTAGCTTTGAAACGGGATGACTTTGTAGGCTTTTCGAACGTCCCCGCAAGTGACAGTTGTCATTTTGTAACGATAAGGGCGACTTCGAAAACTAGCACCACGAGCGATTTCCCAGCGCAATTGGCAGCAGCAGTGACGGTTGCCTACATGACCTGGGACAATGACTTGATTCGCAAATTCGATCCGCAAACAGAAGAAATGTCCAGTGTACCTGCCGACACTTGCACAACCGACAATCTACTGCACAGAATTGAAACACGGCACATCGATGGACAAAGTTTAATTTCTTACCCACAGCTATTaaacgacgaaaaggagaaggaCTGGGTATTGCTAACAAATCACGTCTCGAAACGACTGCTACAAAAACGCCACATAGGAACAAATGATAAAATTGTTCCAGGATTGTGGGATGAGCaggaaaacgaagcaatCGACGGTACACCGATCCACTACCCCATCATTCCAATCTTAGCCCCACATGCATCAAGGCATGCAGCTACAAAACGATACTTGGCAAACTTGTCTCCCTCCGCTCGGACAAAATTATATACCCACGAATCACCTTCCGATTCCATTTTTGAGCGAGTGTTGCTTGAAAAGTATGACAATGACAGCGGGCTACTCTTGGGCGATATACAATTGGCATATGTAGTATTTTTGCACTTGCACTGCTTCGTCTCTTTTGAACACTGGCGGGACATGATCGTCATGCTAAGCTTGCTATCTGAAAAGGTTTTTGCCAACGACCGCATGAAGCGCTTTCCAAACAAGCTGATACAAGTGCTCAAATCACAGTTGATGGTAATCGGAGAAGATTTGATCGAGAATTCAGACTTGTTCGACGACAATGATTTATCACCTGCCATGCAGCGTCTGATTGCCATCTTGATGAAGGTTGTAAAAGATGGTGAAGGGCAGGCTCTTTTGTCTCGACTATGGGCCATGCTTCGTACCCGATTTCCGATGTTTACAGACAACGAGTTTCATTTATCAAGTAATTACAGCTCTGGAACAAACAACGAAGAGACAGAGGAAAGTGACGAGGATAGACCAGTTCTAGTGGCCAGCGAGGAAGTGCAGGCTTCGTTGGCTCGGTCACAAGGCGCGCGGTTGTCAACAGGTATTGCCTTTGAACCTGTTTTCATGAAGACCGAGCTTCAGGAAGCTTATCCACTCTTACTTGCAGCGGTCATGCCGCACGAAGATATACTTATGACGTGCGCCAGGGcgctggacgaagccactGATGTTTCTTTGGTTCGCGAAGCCGCAGCTTACTTGGAGCAAGTCGAGCTACAAAGACATACTACAAG GATCGAATTTATCGTTCACTGGTACCGGAACTGGACTTTGTTTTACCTTGTATTTCTACAAGCAGCTATGGCGCAAGTGGACTTTGTAAAGGATGCGAAGGAAATTCGTTCTTATTTGAAGACAGAGGAGGACGCGTTTGTGACCGATGGCATACATGGTCTTATCCGAGGCTCCTCTTCCATCGCACGTCTCATCCGCAACGCGTTGCATACAGATGGGTACTTTGTTTTGCATAGTATCTTGACGACCAGAGAGTGCCAGCAAGCCGTCGATAGGATGTGGGACTTCGTACATGATACATCGGCGGGATCCGTGCAACGGGAGCAAGATGAAACCTGGGCTTCGTGGCCATGTGATGAACCCATCGATCGTTGCAATAGTGTGGAAACATTTAATGTAAACGGAGCTGGCTGGTTACTTGGAGATCTCCGGGAGCAATTGGCGGAGAGGGTTTTCGAAGATTTGTTCGGTACTTCTGAGTTGCATTCTTCTAAGGAAGGGTTTGTGTTTGGGCGTCCGAACCATGTAGCCGCCGACGGCAATTCCGACATGTCGTTTACGCGAAACAGCGATGTGACGATTCGATCTGTAGTGGCGCTTGAGGATGCAGGTGCTGCTAAGGGTggattttctttcttccccGCGTCATTTCGAGCTTCATTGGAGGAATGCTTGGACAAAAAGCCAGAAATAGTCAATCTAAAAAAAGGAGATGTGTTACTTTGGCGGTCGGATCTCCTTCATGCTTTGATCCCACCTTCACAGCCCACGCTTCAATTTCAAACATTGGCACTCGTCAGCATGCAACCCGCTAGCCGAACTCCCGTGTACCTGCGCAGCCTCAAAATGGAAGCGTACAAACAACGAAGAAGTGGCAGTCATTGTGTCCACGAAGAGAACTGGAGCCGAAATAGTGGCATCGGTCGCCCCTATTTTCGCTGCAGTCCACCTCTACTAACCCGACGACAAGCGGAATTGTACGGTCTAATATCATACACAAGCTGTGACGAAGcatggaaagaagaaaagaagcgaGCCATGGTATGCGGTGTGCGTTTCCAAGATGAATTTGAGGCGCACACATTTCCTACGGCTCGCCCGTGTTCGGCTGTACTTGACTATTTGACGACAAATAATCCAGGCGACATGATGGGAAAAGACAAATATTTAGGTGGAGTGGCATCGCCATGTGGAAAATATGTGTATGGCGTCCCAGGATCG GCGCGACGCGTGTTGAGAATTCACGTAGAAGATGGAAATATGGACTGTATCGGACCTTCATTCGAAGGGAAATTTAAATGGTTACGGGGCGTCGATGTTCCAGCGGAATCGATGATGGACAAAAGGTATCCGCAAGGATGCTGTTTGGCTCTCCCTTGCAACCATAGCTCCATTTTAAAAATCAATCCATCGACAGATGAGGTTTATTCATTTGGCCAAGACACCATAAAAGGCTGCGGCAGCGACGATTGGCTCTACCATGGTGGAAACCTGGCTTCAAATGGTTGGATTTATGCGATTCCTGCAAACGCGAAACAAGTGCTTAAATTCCACCCGGTAACAGACAAAGTATACTTGATAGGGCCAAACTTTCCTGGTCGGTGCAAGTGGTTTGGTGGAATCCTTGGTTCCGATGGTTGCGTCTATGGTATCCCTCACAATCAGACCGGCGTACTGAAAATCGATCCATCAACAGATCAAGTCGCAATTCTCTACCATGACAGTGGAAAGCCGCTGCCGGATGGTCGCTGGAAATGGCATGGTGGTATACGTGCTGGTGACAAGATCTATGGGTTTCCAAACAATAGCGACAACATTCTAGTCATCAACTGTCGCCTCAAACAAGTCTACACAATTGGGGATAGTTCAATTTTGAGATCGGGTAGACATCGAGTGAACAATGATAATCGTTACAAGTACCTGGGTGGCGCTTTAACATCAGACGGTGGGTTTGCCTACCTTTTTCCGTGTGATGCAGAACGTGTTCTCCGAATTAATTGCGATACGGATGATCTCGCGCTCGTGGGGCCATTTTTGCTCGAAGGGGAAAACAAGTTCCAGAACGGCTTTGCCGCACGTGATGGATGTTTGTACGGTATTCCACAGAGAAGCTCAGGTGTCTTGAAAATAACACCGTCTTCGAATCCCAGCGAAGAGGACCACGTTGATATTGTATATTGCGGCGATGACATGATAGGTTGCAAAGATAAGTTTGAAGGAGGAGTCCTGGGACTTGACGGGCGTTTATACTGCATTCCTTTGCGA CAAACACATGTCTAA
- a CDS encoding predicted protein → MGRVARYKKVKACDPYSKENGGRIQLDEVGIWGIGKDSRKPKKRSKTSERLRVKRKKTTEIDDGFDAPPEKGDDFDMADLYGTLKQEKVQNEQFDLGSSVKAHTTIITKTPSKPNPPIDEDDKKTNMILKLDEQVDKKKAAVQSLGRMEGETKNAFRKRVKAETRQIIKRESMDLHNPEKRQKKKEFLNKKKSKKRKASSLSFGDDDDESNYQSDTTVEKNGGLITGERAVAARAVATQAHFGEQAERPPVFRQLPRGAIKKADKKSSVSKLFRDEDILAEHQAMESIRRKVQAQYSLIKRQRKSNNDFHL, encoded by the coding sequence ATGGGGCGTGTTGCGCGGTACAAGAAAGTCAAAGCCTGTGACCCGTACTCGAAAGAAAACGGCGGACGTATCCAGTTGGACGAAGTTGGCATCTGGGGCATTGGGAAGGACAGTCGCAAACCCAAAAAGCGGAGCAAAACCTCCGAACGGCTTAGAGTGAAACGTAAGAAAACAACAGAAATCGATGATGGATTCGATGCGCCCCCGGAAAAGGGAGACGATTTTGACATGGCGGACTTGTACGGTACTCTGAAGCAGGAAAAGGTCCAAAACGAGCAGTTCGACCTGGGAAGTAGCGTTAAAGCCCACACGACAATAATCACGAAAACTCCGTCAAAGCCAAATCCGCCAATCGATGAGGACGATAAAAAGACCAATATGATTTTGAAGCTGGATGAACAAGTGGACAAAAAGAAAGCGGCTGTCCAATCTCTAGGACGCATGGAGGGTGAAACGAAGAACGCCTTTCGAAAACGAGTCAAAGCAGAGACTCGTCAAATCATAAAGCGTGAGAGTATGGATCTGCACAATCCTGAAAAGcgacagaaaaagaaagaattTCTTAACAAGAAAAAAAGTAAGAAGCGAAAAGCTTCCTCGTTGTCTTTtggtgatgacgacgacgaatcaaACTACCAGTCCGACACGACTGTTGAGAAGAACGGCGGGCTGATTACTGGCGAACGCGCAGTCGCAGCTAGAGCTGTAGCTACGCAAGCTCACTTTGGGGAGCAGGCTGAACGTCCACCGGTTTTCCGACAGCTCCCCCGTGGGGCTATAAAGAAAGCTGACAAGAAATCCTCCGTTTCGAAGTTATTCCGCGACGAAGACATTTTAGCGGAACATCAAGCCATGGAAAGCATAAGGCGAAAAGTCCAAGCCCAATATTCGCTTATCAAGAGACAACGTAAGAGCAATAATGACTTTCATCTGTAG
- a CDS encoding predicted protein, translating into MGSVCQCLFHFCCGDADEEGTHQSHQQHRPIEVDLSLPAHMTRTLTDSNSQEDVSRVLEDTNSRGNDDVSCSAANTVQPHEVSLHQFFRSLSDRFRVRSYDAIRSRSDTDERRDGVFRERRQPVIRKSPLRMASSFDSSKGTPTIRLDEIVLPGSALQIAMAKEMAQNLDSHEDECVICMEGFDATNPRMPTLCGCGPNNTYFHLPCLYQWIEQSHECPSCRQKLSWEEF; encoded by the coding sequence ATGGGGTCCGTTTGTCAGTGTCTGTTTCACTTCTGCTGTGGagacgccgacgaagaaggGACACACCAGAGTCATCAGCAGCACCGACCTATTGAAGTTGACCTTTCGCTACCAGCACACATGACTCGAACTTTGACCGACTCTAACTCTCAGGAAGATGTTTCCAGAGTACTTGAGGATACGAATTCTCGAGGCAACGATGATGTTTCGTGCAGCGCTGCCAACACCGTGCAACCACACGAAGTTAGCCTACATCAATTCTTCCGTTCTTTATCGGATCGCTTCCGTGTACGCTCATACGATGCCATTCGCTCTCGGTCGGATACGGATGAAAGACGCGACGGTGTATTCCGCGAACGTCGACAGCCCGTGATTCGAAAGTCCCCCCTTCGAATGGCGTCCAGCTTTGATTCTTCGAAAGGCACTCCCACCATTCGTCTGGACGAAATTGTCTTGCCTGGATCCGCGTTGCAAATAGCCATGGCCAAGGAAATGGCGCAAAACCTAGATTCACACGAAGACGAATGTGTGATTTGTATGGAGGGCTTCGACGCGACCAATCCGCGCATGCCGACCTTATGTGGCTGTGGGCCCAACAATACGTACTTCCACTTGCCCTGTTTGTATCAGTGGATTGAACAATCGCACGAATGCCCAAGTTGTCGTCAGAAGTTGTCGTGGGAGGAGTTCTAA
- a CDS encoding predicted protein, whose amino-acid sequence MADVENPTGKPDVGNFTVGNRSSFEPNAVGANLVQPSLSTLHQDEKSLLLVAATRQERDTYGNIVVSSESNGVDDLLTDDDYDEIVVDEDFEEIEYEDESDVEYIEEELSDEEPDDEESYTEITYNSDGDDADFVLNGQGNASLRQYKNAATRAAEEEASRKEAEEDEARRERARILVRQKEMERKEQEETRKRETQALEAARVAEEKEIRRREEEERAARIRAEEAAAIIAEEREENRMRLLELEELRKAEEAEARGIAAKMAAEKREEQERMRRLEAEEALAKAAAEKLKMEKEIREMETRLEAAKQAKEEAKKREEEERGRLAAKVEARRRSAEKKLEKLNTEVQSEQPVKGAGFEIKQDNEPLELGGGPVPSAEQGKTTIGAVEDKIDTTVNLASSALDEVSTKKKKVFRKVVRRVVRNKNGEILSSRIERVEDTPTGTSGLSNTSTIETPPNESSHAKEPAQKATQSTIPVSRPLAPSPAHEPAPELTLSAENAGEHYTVIQLQKQLVPGLDYKNREKYLSLSDFQAIFGCNKDEFASWPKWKQTNLKRKAKLF is encoded by the coding sequence ATGGCCGACGTGGAAAACCCCACAGGAAAACCTGATGTCGGGAATTTTACGGTGGGTAACCGATCCTCTTTTGAGCCGAACGCGGTGGGAGCAAACCTCGTCCAGCCGTCGCTATCTACCTTACACCAAGACGAAAAAAGTTTACTATTGGTAGCTGCTACGCGTCAAGAAAGAGACACTTATGGCAATATCGTAGTATCGTCAGAATCAAACGGTGTCGATGACCTATTGACGGATGACGATtacgacgaaattgtcgtGGATGAAGATTTCGAGGAGATTGAATACGAGGATGAGTCAGATGTTGAGTACATAGAAGAGGAACTATCAGACGAAGAGCCtgacgatgaagaaagcTACACAGAAATTACGTATAACTCTGATGGGGATGATGCAGATTTCGTGCTAAACGGCCAAGGTAATGCATCGCTTCGACAGTACAAAAACGCAGCGACACGTGCTGCCGAAGAAGAGGCTAGTAGGAAAGAAGCAGAGGAGGACGAAGCTCGTAGGGAGCGGGCACGCATTCTTGTGCGACagaaagaaatggaaaggaaGGAACAAGAAGAGACCCGCAAGCGAGAAACCCAggctttggaagctgctCGGGTAgcagaagaaaaagaaatcagACGTCGGGAAGAAGAGGAGCGCGCTGCTCGTATCCGCGCTGAAGAAGCAGCAGCCATCATTGCAgaggaaagagaagaaaatcGCATGCGATTACTGGAATTGGAGGAGCTGCGAAAGGCCGAAGAGGCAGAAGCGCGGGGCATTGCCGCCAAAATGGCCGCCGAAAAACGagaagaacaagaaagaaTGCGTCGACTTGAAGCTGAAGAGGCTTTGGCAAAAGCTGCGGCAGAGAAactcaaaatggaaaaagaaattcgtGAAATGGAAACCAGACTAGAGGCGGCCAAACAAGCTaaagaagaagcgaagaaaagagaggaagaagaaagaggCCGTTTGGCAGCAAAGGTTGAAGCCCGACGTCGTTCAGCAGAAAAGAAACTAGAGAAACTGAACACAGAAGTGCAATCTGAGCAACCCGTTAAAGGAGCGGGTTTTGAGATAAAACAAGACAACGAGCCGCTCGAGTTGGGAGGGGGTCCCGTTCCCTCTGCCGAACAAGGAAAAACGACAATAGGGGCCGTAGAGGATAAAATTGATACGACGGTCAACTTGGCTTCATCAGCACTCGATGAGGTGTctacaaagaagaaaaaggtatTCAGAAAGGTTGTTCGTCGCGTTGTTAGAAACAAGAATGGTGAGATCCTTTCTTCACGAATCGAACGAGTGGAGGACACGCCTACTGGTACGTCTGGTTTGAGCAATACCAGCACGATAGAAACCCCACCAAATGAATCTAGCCATGCCAAGGAGCCAGCTCAAAAAGCTACACAGAGCACGATTCCAGTATCGAGACCGCTTGCTCCTAGTCCTGCTCATGAGCCAGCACCAGAATTGACACTATCTGCAGAAAACGCCGGCGAGCACTACACGGTAATCCAACTCCAAAAGCAGCTTGTGCCTGGTCTAGATTACAAGAATCGTGAAAAATATCTGTCTCTGTCTGATTTCCAAGCAATATTTGGTTGCAACAAAGACGAGTTCGCGAGTTGGCCAAAGTGGAAGCAGACGAATTTGAAGCGTAAAGCTAAGCTCTTCTAA